The following are encoded in a window of Penaeus vannamei isolate JL-2024 chromosome 17, ASM4276789v1, whole genome shotgun sequence genomic DNA:
- the LOC113809297 gene encoding uncharacterized protein, giving the protein MGKGRGNENSTRNRLGVTSTTEREEDHEPGGVVAFCRKRPFEIYGTIACVAVAAFVIGFNILYMKDATKTTPLASTSPAAPSPPDDGATTTTPLASTSPAAPSPPDHGATTTTPLASTSPAAPSPPDHGATTTTPLASTSPAAPSPPDHGATTTTPLASTSPAAPSPPDHGATTTTPLASTSPAAPSPPDHGATTTTPLASIFLTAPSPPEGDAAATAPSAKASAPPSSPRSLSPEEAIMQQEQELSALGCRPVPIKMDVRKELSPKDTLLDKPFYPRYVTVHQCDDSRSFCQEEGCRCMRAGNSTLRKEITVKYAEGGKTAFEKRELPSDSHCECDCAADLAGKAQG; this is encoded by the coding sequence atgggaaagggtagaggaaacGAAAATTCGACGAGAAATCGCCTTGGAGTTACTTCAACGACGGAACGTGAAGAAGACCACGAGCCTGGAGGTGTAGTGGCATTTTGTAGAAAACGGCCGTTTGAAATATACGGCACAATTGCATGCGTTGCAGTTGCTGCATTTGTGATAGGTTTTAATATTTTGTATATGAAAGACGCGACCAAGACCACTCCCCTCGCCAGCACTTCCCCTGCGGCACCGTCTCCACCAGACGATGGTGCGACCACGACCACTCCCCTCGCCAGCACTTCCCCTGCGGCACCGTCTCCACCAGACCATGGTGCGACCACGACCACTCCCCTCGCCAGCACTTCCCCTGCGGCACCGTCTCCACCAGACCATGGTGCGACCACGACCACTCCCCTCGCCAGCACTTCCCCTGCGGCACCGTCTCCACCAGACCATGGTGCGACCACGACCACTCCCCTCGCCAGCACTTCCCCTGCGGCACCGTCTCCACCAGACCATGGTGCGACCACGACCACTCCCCTCGCCAGCACTTCCCCTGCGGCACCGTCTCCACCAGACCATGGTGCGACCACGACCACTCCCCTCGCCAGCATTTTCCTTACGGCACCTTCTCCACCAGAAGGAGATGCAGCCGCAACCGCTCCCTCCGCTAAGGCTTCCGCCCCCCCGTCTTCCCCGAGGTCCCTTTCTCCAGAAGAAGCCATAATGCAGCAAGAGCAAGAGCTGTCTGCTCTGGGATGCCGTCCTGTGCCAATCAAGATGGACGTGAGAAAGGAGCTCAGTCCTAAGGACACTCTGTTGGACAAGCCCTTCTATCCGCGGTACGTGACGGTCCATCAGTGCGACGATTCCAGAAGCTTCTGCCAAGAGGAAGGATGCCGTTGCATGCGGGCCGGGAACAGCACGCTGAGGAAGGAGATCACCGTCAAGTACGCCGAAGGAGGAAAGACCGCCTTCGAGAAGAGGGAACTCCCGAGCGATTCTCACTGCGAGTGCGACTGTGCTGCCGATTTGGCAGGAAAGGCACAGGGATAA